The sequence CATGATGTTTTCGGTGACAGAGATGCGTACGTTCGAGTTGTTTTCTGTTCCGCATATTGCTGTGCTTTTGATGTTTGTGGCTTTATCGTTTATCCTTGTTTACTTTAGACGCTTCCTGAAGAGGTATCAGTCATTCTTGAAGGGGACGTTATTCTGGATGCTGGTCCTGTCAGAGGTATCGTGGCATATCTGGCTCGTCTCAACAGGGACGTGGGAGGTGGGGGATCTGCCTCTGCAGCTCTGTTCAGTCAGTACCTTTATCGCTATTTATTTATTCCTGAAGCCGAATCAGAAGGCATTCTATCTGCTGTTCTTTATTGGATTTCTTCCTCCGATCTTAAGCATGGTAACACCTGAAATAGCATATCAATTTCCTCATTTTCGCTTTCTTAAATACTTTCTCCATCATGCAGCGATTGCATGGTCCGTCCTTTATTTCATCGTGTATGAGGGATACAGGGTGCCACGAAAAGCTGTATGGACCGGCTTCCTGATGGTCAATCTTCTCGCCCTTCCGATTTTCTTTCTAAACCTTCTTCTAGAAACGAATTTCTTCTACTTAGCCAATCCAACGGAATCTAAAACGATCCTTTCCTTTTTCGGGTCGGGTGTCATGTATTA is a genomic window of Rossellomorea sp. y25 containing:
- a CDS encoding TIGR02206 family membrane protein: MMFSVTEMRTFELFSVPHIAVLLMFVALSFILVYFRRFLKRYQSFLKGTLFWMLVLSEVSWHIWLVSTGTWEVGDLPLQLCSVSTFIAIYLFLKPNQKAFYLLFFIGFLPPILSMVTPEIAYQFPHFRFLKYFLHHAAIAWSVLYFIVYEGYRVPRKAVWTGFLMVNLLALPIFFLNLLLETNFFYLANPTESKTILSFFGSGVMYYINLEIAALVVFFVTYLPMGMLMKRERDKDKVHSDGFA